A single window of Phycisphaeraceae bacterium DNA harbors:
- a CDS encoding sugar kinase, whose protein sequence is MSLIVTGTIGIDTVYTPTTHVEKVLGGSCTYFAAAASFYGPVRMVAAVGGDWPAAHKATLGKFKNIDATGLEVRPGSKTFAWGGKYLQNMNSRETLFTELGVLVEDPPRVPENFKDSQFVFLANTHPAVQLGLLSHFPKRRLAVADTMDLWINTARADLEKLLKQVDGLVLNYDECELLTGKANPVTGARHILEMGPSFVVVKKGEHGCLIVHKDGIGALPAYPAETVTDPTGAGDSFAGGMMGFIAAEAGKPGHGEPGKRGVPFDVVRSALAHGTVVASFNIESFSLDRLSSLTREELDRRYNEFTGMVRIR, encoded by the coding sequence ATGTCACTCATCGTCACCGGCACCATCGGCATCGATACCGTCTACACCCCCACCACCCACGTCGAGAAGGTTCTCGGCGGCTCGTGCACCTACTTCGCCGCGGCGGCCTCGTTCTACGGGCCGGTGCGGATGGTCGCGGCGGTCGGGGGCGACTGGCCCGCGGCGCACAAGGCGACCCTGGGGAAGTTCAAGAACATCGATGCCACGGGCCTTGAGGTGCGGCCCGGCTCCAAGACGTTCGCGTGGGGCGGCAAGTACCTGCAGAACATGAACTCGCGGGAGACGCTCTTTACGGAGCTGGGCGTGCTGGTCGAGGACCCGCCGCGGGTGCCCGAGAACTTCAAGGACAGCCAGTTCGTCTTCCTCGCCAACACCCACCCGGCGGTGCAGCTCGGACTGCTCTCGCACTTCCCGAAGCGGCGGCTGGCGGTGGCGGACACGATGGACCTGTGGATCAACACCGCCCGCGCCGACCTGGAGAAGCTCCTCAAGCAGGTCGACGGGCTGGTGCTCAACTACGATGAGTGCGAACTGCTGACCGGAAAAGCCAACCCCGTCACCGGGGCGCGGCACATCCTGGAGATGGGCCCCTCCTTCGTGGTTGTCAAGAAGGGCGAGCACGGGTGCCTGATCGTCCACAAGGATGGGATCGGGGCTCTCCCGGCCTACCCGGCCGAGACGGTGACTGATCCCACTGGGGCGGGGGATTCGTTCGCGGGCGGGATGATGGGGTTCATCGCGGCTGAGGCCGGCAAGCCCGGGCACGGGGAGCCAGGGAAGCGTGGCGTGCCGTTCGACGTCGTCCGGAGCGCCCTGGCCCACGGCACGGTGGTTGCCTCGTTCAACATCGAGTCCTTCTCCCTGGACCGGCTGTCGAGCCTGACCCGGGAGGAACTAGACCGGCGGTACAACGAGTTCACCGGGATGGTCCGGATCCGCTGA
- a CDS encoding type 1 glutamine amidotransferase has protein sequence MAIIVFQHGGRAVGPGRLGLTLRDHGFRLDVRTPHIAGAPGVPADLDNVEGVVVLGGEQNVTDIADLPWMQAEADFIRSAHARQLPVLGICLGHQLIAHALGGTVAPAATPEWGFTNVTVQQPGQTETMLAGVPWDAMMFQAHNQEVATAPPGATVLASSAACKVQVFKAGLRTYGFQHHFECDRPMIEVFMKGAPGGPPADLSSQLDARYDVFARIAERLCINIAAYVFPLSRRMTA, from the coding sequence ATGGCGATCATCGTCTTTCAGCACGGCGGGAGAGCGGTCGGCCCGGGACGCCTCGGGCTCACGCTCCGGGACCACGGATTCAGGCTCGATGTCCGGACGCCGCACATCGCGGGCGCCCCGGGTGTCCCGGCGGATCTGGACAACGTCGAGGGGGTCGTGGTCCTCGGCGGCGAGCAGAACGTCACCGACATCGCCGACCTGCCCTGGATGCAGGCCGAGGCGGACTTCATCCGGAGCGCCCACGCACGGCAGTTGCCGGTGCTGGGGATCTGCCTGGGACACCAGCTCATCGCCCACGCGCTGGGCGGGACGGTGGCCCCGGCGGCCACGCCAGAGTGGGGATTCACCAACGTCACGGTGCAGCAGCCGGGGCAGACCGAAACGATGCTCGCCGGGGTGCCGTGGGACGCGATGATGTTCCAGGCGCACAATCAGGAGGTTGCGACCGCGCCGCCGGGGGCGACCGTCCTTGCCTCCTCCGCCGCGTGCAAGGTGCAGGTCTTCAAAGCGGGGCTGCGGACGTACGGCTTCCAGCACCACTTCGAGTGTGACCGGCCGATGATCGAGGTCTTTATGAAGGGTGCGCCGGGCGGGCCGCCGGCGGACCTCTCGTCGCAGCTCGACGCCCGCTACGACGTGTTCGCGCGGATCGCCGAGCGGCTGTGCATCAACATCGCGGCGTACGTCTTCCCCCTGTCGCGCCGGATGACGGCCTAG
- a CDS encoding class I SAM-dependent methyltransferase, with translation MSSWMARARRSVFPEAPAAETATISPGGYLTPYREMVDREGPSFGALLWTSRETQAARFRAMSEMIDLDGKRVLDAGCGRGDFAAFLHARGTPCCYTGLDAIGEMVEEAESRGIPGTAYRRGDFVADPRAFDSEPGPEVIVFSGSLNTLDQDAAQAVLERAWHSCSLALAFNFLRVPSRPTRGRAGGDGYIRRFDALSMLEWAAERTPLLRYRQDYLMGQDGTIVMWVR, from the coding sequence ATGTCGTCATGGATGGCCCGGGCGAGGCGGTCGGTGTTTCCCGAGGCGCCGGCGGCGGAGACGGCGACGATCAGCCCGGGCGGCTACCTGACCCCCTACCGCGAGATGGTTGATCGCGAGGGCCCGAGCTTCGGCGCCCTGCTGTGGACCAGCCGCGAGACACAGGCCGCGCGGTTCCGGGCGATGTCGGAGATGATCGACCTGGACGGCAAGCGAGTCCTGGATGCCGGGTGCGGGCGGGGCGACTTCGCGGCGTTCCTGCACGCGCGGGGCACGCCGTGCTGCTACACGGGGCTCGACGCGATCGGCGAGATGGTGGAAGAGGCGGAGTCTCGGGGCATCCCCGGGACGGCCTACCGCCGCGGAGACTTCGTGGCCGATCCGCGGGCGTTCGACAGCGAGCCGGGCCCGGAGGTGATCGTCTTCTCGGGCTCGCTGAACACGCTGGACCAGGATGCGGCGCAGGCGGTGCTGGAGCGGGCGTGGCACAGCTGCTCGCTTGCGCTGGCGTTCAACTTCCTCCGGGTGCCCTCCCGGCCCACCCGCGGGCGGGCCGGCGGGGACGGCTACATCAGACGGTTCGATGCTCTGAGCATGCTGGAATGGGCCGCCGAGCGGACGCCGCTGCTGCGCTACCGGCAGGACTACCTGATGGGCCAGGACGGAACGATCGTGATGTGGGTGCGCTGA
- a CDS encoding DUF418 domain-containing protein produces MHDDPSIRPPPAPVRESARLGAVDTLRGVAVLGILAMNIVAYALPGAAYLNPLAESLVPYAGPFTGANYAVWLVCHIVFDQKMMAIFSMLFGAGLVLMNDRIAAREPGTPRRAARFAGLYYRRLMWLLLIGMLHAYLLWYGDILVAYALCGLLLYTFRGVRPWILITIGVLVVLVAVPINVLMGLGLGHVQHIADDARAAEAAGRAITSQQQQMIQSLSGWENGANPDTAAVHAEVAALRGSYLDVLRHNAMSSLFMQTFIMAIFTFWRCCGLMLIGMGLMRLGVLSASRSNRFYVTLAAAGYLAGLPLTILSIIITLRSPGDPMWTMAAVWPLSGIGGIGVALGHVGVVMLICRAGVLPGVMGRLAAVGRMAFTNYLTQSLICCLIFYGWGLGYFGSVERAPLMLIVVGIWILQLLWSPWWLARFRFGPFEWLWRSLTYLTLQPMLRSPVPRVSN; encoded by the coding sequence TTGCACGACGACCCGTCGATCCGCCCGCCCCCGGCTCCTGTCCGCGAGAGCGCCCGCCTGGGCGCCGTCGACACGCTCCGCGGCGTGGCGGTGCTGGGCATCCTCGCCATGAACATCGTGGCGTACGCCCTCCCCGGGGCGGCCTACCTCAATCCGCTGGCCGAGTCGCTCGTCCCCTACGCCGGACCGTTCACCGGAGCCAACTACGCCGTTTGGCTCGTCTGCCACATCGTGTTCGACCAGAAGATGATGGCGATCTTCTCGATGCTCTTCGGCGCCGGGCTGGTGCTGATGAACGATCGGATCGCCGCCCGGGAGCCCGGCACGCCGCGCCGGGCCGCCCGGTTCGCCGGCCTCTACTACCGCCGCCTGATGTGGCTCCTGCTCATCGGGATGCTGCACGCCTACCTGCTCTGGTACGGCGACATCCTCGTCGCCTACGCGCTCTGCGGGCTGCTGCTGTACACATTCCGCGGCGTCCGTCCCTGGATCCTCATCACCATCGGGGTGCTCGTCGTGCTCGTGGCAGTCCCGATCAACGTGTTGATGGGCCTCGGGTTGGGGCACGTCCAGCACATCGCCGACGACGCGCGCGCGGCGGAGGCCGCGGGCCGTGCCATCACATCTCAGCAGCAGCAGATGATCCAGTCTCTGTCGGGCTGGGAGAACGGGGCCAACCCCGATACCGCCGCGGTGCACGCCGAGGTCGCCGCGCTGCGGGGCTCCTACCTCGACGTCCTGCGGCACAACGCTATGTCGAGCCTCTTCATGCAGACGTTCATCATGGCGATCTTCACCTTCTGGCGCTGCTGCGGCCTGATGCTGATCGGCATGGGCCTCATGCGCCTTGGTGTTCTCTCCGCGTCGCGCTCGAACCGCTTCTACGTGACCCTCGCCGCGGCGGGGTACCTCGCCGGCCTGCCGCTGACGATCCTGTCGATCATCATCACGCTCAGGTCGCCCGGCGATCCGATGTGGACCATGGCGGCGGTGTGGCCGTTGAGCGGCATCGGGGGCATCGGTGTGGCCCTCGGCCACGTCGGCGTCGTCATGCTGATCTGCCGCGCAGGGGTACTCCCCGGGGTGATGGGCCGGCTCGCGGCGGTCGGCCGGATGGCCTTCACCAACTACCTCACGCAGTCATTGATCTGCTGCCTGATCTTCTACGGCTGGGGGCTGGGCTATTTCGGATCCGTGGAGCGGGCGCCGCTCATGCTGATCGTTGTGGGCATCTGGATACTCCAACTCCTGTGGAGCCCCTGGTGGCTCGCCCGCTTCCGGTTCGGGCCATTCGAGTGGCTGTGGCGATCGCTGACCTACCTCACCCTCCAGCCCATGCTCCGCTCGCCGGTTCCCAGGGTTTCAAACTAG
- a CDS encoding glutamine--tRNA ligase/YqeY domain fusion protein produces MTQPPTPPTPPTPPSPPHRPAPSGAASNPAEEQPLNFIEQIVEADIASGKWGGRVHTRFPPEPNGYLHIGHAKSICLNYGLAAKHGGKFNLRFDDTNPTKEEQEYVDAIKADVKWLGADFENGTPHGGGLYFASDYFDRMFAFAEELIKKGKAYVCDLSGEEVSARRGKPGVPATSPFRDRPAEESLRLIREMKEGKHPDGSKSVRARIDLASPNFNLRDPVMYRILHEEHHNTGRAWCIYPMYDWAHGFEDSIEGITHSICTLEFEDHRPLYDWFIDAVNEGRTADGSGPWGKTIHHSQQIEFAKFRPTYTVLSKRNLLKMVQDGVVSAWDDPRMPTISGSRRRGYTPEAFRSLMEDVGVTKVESHIDVARLENAVRDDLNRRAPRRMAVLNPLRVIIENWPEGKIDMLDAVNNPEDPGAGARKVPFGREIFIERDDFMENPPKKFFRLAPGAEVRLRYAYFVTCTGVEKDAAGNITLVRCTHDPATRGGDAPHGPDGKPIRRVQGTIHWVSAEHAIKAEVRLFDRLFTAEHPGDRTGNAMDDLNPQSLTVVKGALLEPSLGSRGRDEPEWADGIRRFQFERLGYFCIDRDSAASSLVFNRTVTLKDTWAKVAGKGG; encoded by the coding sequence ATGACGCAGCCCCCCACCCCCCCCACTCCCCCAACCCCGCCCTCCCCTCCCCATCGCCCCGCTCCCTCCGGCGCGGCTTCGAATCCGGCCGAGGAGCAGCCGCTCAACTTCATCGAGCAGATCGTCGAGGCGGACATCGCTTCGGGCAAGTGGGGCGGTCGCGTGCACACGCGGTTCCCACCGGAGCCCAACGGCTACCTGCACATCGGGCATGCGAAGTCGATCTGCCTGAACTACGGGCTCGCCGCGAAGCACGGCGGGAAGTTCAACCTGCGCTTCGACGACACGAACCCGACGAAGGAAGAGCAGGAGTACGTGGACGCGATCAAGGCGGACGTCAAGTGGCTGGGGGCGGACTTTGAGAACGGAACGCCGCACGGGGGCGGGCTGTACTTCGCGTCGGACTACTTCGATCGCATGTTCGCGTTCGCCGAGGAGCTCATCAAGAAGGGCAAGGCGTACGTCTGCGACCTCTCGGGGGAGGAGGTCAGTGCGCGCCGGGGCAAGCCCGGGGTGCCGGCGACCAGCCCGTTCCGTGACCGGCCGGCGGAGGAGAGCCTGCGGCTGATCCGCGAGATGAAAGAGGGGAAACACCCGGACGGGTCCAAATCGGTGCGGGCGCGGATCGACCTGGCGTCGCCGAACTTCAACCTTCGCGATCCGGTGATGTACCGGATCCTGCACGAGGAGCACCACAACACGGGCCGGGCGTGGTGCATCTACCCGATGTACGACTGGGCGCACGGCTTCGAGGACTCGATCGAGGGGATCACGCACTCGATCTGCACGCTGGAGTTCGAGGACCACCGGCCGCTGTATGACTGGTTCATCGACGCGGTGAACGAGGGGCGCACCGCCGATGGTTCCGGGCCGTGGGGGAAGACGATCCACCACTCGCAGCAGATCGAGTTCGCGAAATTCCGGCCAACCTACACCGTGCTGAGCAAACGCAACCTGCTGAAGATGGTGCAGGACGGCGTGGTGAGCGCCTGGGACGATCCGCGGATGCCGACCATCAGCGGCTCGCGCCGGCGCGGGTACACACCCGAGGCGTTCCGGTCGCTGATGGAGGACGTGGGGGTCACCAAGGTGGAGAGCCACATCGACGTGGCCCGGCTGGAGAACGCGGTGCGGGACGATCTGAACCGCCGCGCGCCGCGCCGGATGGCGGTGCTGAATCCGCTGCGGGTGATCATCGAGAACTGGCCGGAGGGGAAGATCGACATGCTCGACGCCGTGAACAACCCGGAGGACCCCGGCGCCGGGGCGCGGAAAGTACCCTTCGGGCGGGAGATCTTCATCGAGCGGGACGACTTCATGGAGAACCCGCCGAAGAAGTTCTTCCGGCTGGCCCCGGGCGCGGAGGTGCGGCTGCGGTACGCCTACTTCGTAACGTGCACGGGGGTCGAGAAGGACGCGGCGGGGAACATCACGCTCGTGCGGTGCACGCACGACCCGGCGACCCGCGGCGGGGATGCGCCGCACGGCCCGGACGGCAAGCCGATCCGGCGCGTGCAGGGGACGATCCACTGGGTGAGCGCCGAGCACGCGATCAAGGCCGAGGTACGCCTGTTCGACCGGCTCTTCACGGCCGAGCACCCCGGCGACCGCACGGGGAACGCGATGGACGACCTGAACCCGCAGTCGCTGACGGTGGTGAAGGGGGCCCTGCTCGAGCCGTCCCTGGGCTCGCGCGGCCGCGACGAGCCGGAATGGGCCGACGGGATCCGGCGGTTCCAGTTCGAGCGGCTGGGGTACTTCTGCATCGATCGGGACTCGGCCGCGTCGTCGCTGGTGTTCAACCGGACGGTGACGCTGAAGGACACCTGGGCGAAGGTAGCGGGCAAGGGGGGATGA
- the gltX gene encoding glutamate--tRNA ligase, whose protein sequence is MTNPPVITRFAPSPTGHLHIGGARTALFCWAFARRHGGHFVLRIEDTDAARSSDESARGIMEDLVWLGIEWDEGPEFTTPDGRKIGGDPRGVGPFFQARRVDLYNSHLERLVRAGLAYPAFEGSEELEARRKAVFAAKGTYRYERPADVTPGVFNEARWARALAGETHVVRLVSPMTAVVVDDQVLGEKTFPADHVDDFVIRKADGLPTYHFAVVVDDETMGITHVLRAQEHFNNTPRHIVLQRALGFRTPVYGHMPLIFNMDGTKMGKRDKAKAARAAAKTLLQKSPDLNAELLAAGIGQEPAVVEQFLAAENDSMEVAAAIAAKLGIALPEVEVSDFRANGYLPGAIDNFVSLLGWNPGMKAADGKDLEKFDTAFLAGHFDMARIGRTNAKFDRAKLLSFDGDAIAAMSDEEFARAWRAWCSEYEPALPAGLDGPRWTLLARAVKPRAKTMRDGVKAAGFAMLTDAGVTYDPAAVEKNLRAKDGEGLGLLREFHGALQQARDWEPQALNAMVEAFAKERGVGMGAIAQPIRVALAGTGVSPPLGETMGVLGRESTLARISRCLAVHAA, encoded by the coding sequence ATGACCAATCCGCCCGTTATCACCCGGTTTGCTCCTTCCCCGACCGGCCACCTGCACATCGGGGGGGCACGCACGGCGCTCTTCTGCTGGGCGTTCGCGCGCCGGCACGGGGGGCACTTCGTGCTCCGGATCGAGGATACGGATGCGGCGAGGTCGTCCGACGAGTCTGCCCGCGGCATCATGGAGGATCTGGTCTGGCTGGGCATCGAGTGGGATGAGGGGCCGGAGTTCACCACGCCGGACGGCCGGAAGATCGGCGGCGATCCGCGCGGGGTCGGGCCGTTCTTCCAGGCGCGGCGCGTGGACCTGTACAACAGTCACCTCGAGCGACTTGTCCGAGCGGGGCTGGCGTACCCTGCGTTCGAGGGCTCGGAGGAGTTGGAGGCCCGTCGCAAGGCGGTCTTCGCGGCGAAGGGGACCTACCGGTACGAGCGGCCCGCGGATGTGACACCCGGGGTCTTCAACGAGGCGAGGTGGGCGCGGGCGCTCGCGGGCGAGACGCACGTGGTGCGGCTGGTCTCGCCGATGACGGCGGTGGTCGTCGACGACCAGGTGCTGGGGGAAAAGACGTTCCCGGCGGATCATGTGGACGACTTTGTCATCCGCAAGGCGGACGGGCTGCCGACGTACCACTTCGCCGTGGTCGTCGATGACGAGACGATGGGGATCACGCACGTCCTGCGGGCGCAGGAGCACTTCAACAACACGCCGCGGCACATCGTGCTGCAGCGGGCGCTGGGGTTCCGCACGCCGGTGTACGGCCACATGCCGCTGATCTTCAACATGGACGGCACGAAGATGGGCAAGCGCGACAAGGCCAAGGCCGCCCGCGCGGCGGCCAAGACGCTGCTGCAGAAGAGCCCGGACCTGAACGCCGAGCTGCTCGCCGCGGGGATCGGGCAGGAGCCGGCGGTGGTCGAGCAGTTCCTGGCCGCAGAGAACGACTCGATGGAGGTGGCGGCGGCGATCGCGGCGAAACTGGGCATCGCGCTGCCGGAGGTGGAGGTCAGCGACTTCCGCGCCAACGGCTACCTGCCGGGCGCCATCGATAACTTCGTCTCGCTGCTGGGATGGAATCCGGGGATGAAGGCCGCGGACGGCAAGGATCTGGAGAAGTTCGATACGGCGTTCCTCGCCGGGCACTTCGACATGGCCCGCATCGGCAGGACCAACGCGAAGTTCGACCGGGCGAAGCTGCTGTCGTTCGATGGGGACGCGATCGCGGCGATGAGCGACGAGGAGTTCGCTCGGGCGTGGCGGGCGTGGTGCTCCGAGTACGAGCCGGCGCTGCCGGCGGGGCTCGATGGGCCGCGGTGGACGCTCCTGGCGCGGGCCGTCAAACCCAGGGCCAAGACGATGCGGGATGGGGTCAAGGCGGCGGGATTCGCGATGCTGACCGATGCCGGCGTGACGTACGACCCCGCGGCGGTCGAGAAGAACCTGCGGGCCAAGGACGGAGAGGGGCTGGGGCTGCTCCGGGAGTTCCACGGCGCGCTCCAGCAGGCTCGAGACTGGGAGCCGCAGGCGCTCAACGCCATGGTGGAGGCGTTCGCGAAGGAGCGGGGGGTCGGCATGGGTGCGATCGCCCAGCCCATCCGCGTCGCGCTCGCGGGCACTGGGGTGTCGCCGCCGCTCGGCGAGACCATGGGCGTGCTGGGCCGGGAATCCACGCTGGCGCGGATCTCGCGGTGCCTGGCGGTACACGCTGCGTAG
- the dtd gene encoding D-tyrosyl-tRNA(Tyr) deacylase, which translates to MRCVVQRVLGASVEVGGEVRAEIARGLVVLAGLEETDVDCDLEWAAEKIAELRIFEDPQGKMNLSVKDIGAAEGGLGAGILMVPNFTVAGDARKGRRPSFDKAMRPERAEGEFSVLVELVRSRISAAGVDVQQGVFRADMKVSLINDGPVTIVLESPRLG; encoded by the coding sequence ATGCGCTGCGTGGTGCAACGGGTCCTTGGGGCGTCTGTCGAGGTGGGCGGCGAGGTCCGCGCGGAGATCGCGCGTGGCCTGGTTGTCCTCGCCGGGCTCGAAGAGACGGACGTGGACTGTGATCTGGAGTGGGCCGCCGAGAAGATCGCCGAACTACGGATCTTCGAGGACCCGCAGGGGAAGATGAACCTGTCGGTGAAGGACATCGGCGCGGCGGAGGGCGGGTTGGGTGCGGGGATCCTGATGGTCCCCAACTTCACCGTTGCGGGTGATGCCCGCAAAGGCCGTCGGCCCTCCTTCGACAAGGCCATGCGCCCCGAGCGTGCGGAGGGGGAGTTCTCAGTACTCGTCGAACTCGTCCGCTCCCGCATCTCTGCTGCGGGAGTCGATGTTCAACAGGGTGTATTCCGGGCGGACATGAAGGTGTCGCTCATCAACGACGGGCCCGTGACGATTGTGCTCGAGTCGCCGCGGCTAGGTTAG
- a CDS encoding aminotransferase class I/II-fold pyridoxal phosphate-dependent enzyme: MSIARSTPSAGSNANPASTAAGSGAATGFAARTSALLQSLREGGQYKHLQMIEGPMDATVRIRGRGECLCFCSNNYLGLANHPEVVEAGLRGLKDFGAGTASVRFICGTFSPHEHLETMIARYMGTESSYTFVSCWNANEAVFPTLCDPGDIIISDELNHASIIDAIRLATVIKKGLLKSVYRNNTLTGPNSLEQRLAEARANKDVTGQIWVVTDGVFSMEGSIADLPTMRRLCDEYGAMLVVDDSHGHGVMGATGRGTHEHWGMIDGGTGGVGGPMPGRVDVFTGTLGKALGGGAGGFIAGSRLVTELTIQRGRPTLFSNALPVTVACSAAKAIEVLLREPQRVQKLRDNVAYARQSIKAAGFDVLESPTAICPIIVHDTAKAIAMSKRLLELGVFVIGFGYPVVPEGHARLRVQISAAHERSHIDSLVAALKKL, encoded by the coding sequence ATGTCTATCGCCCGATCAACCCCTTCCGCCGGTTCCAACGCCAACCCCGCCAGCACGGCCGCGGGATCCGGCGCCGCGACGGGCTTTGCCGCCCGCACCTCGGCCCTGCTGCAATCGCTGCGAGAAGGGGGGCAGTACAAGCACCTGCAGATGATCGAGGGGCCGATGGACGCGACGGTCCGCATCCGCGGCCGGGGCGAGTGCCTGTGCTTCTGCTCGAACAACTACCTGGGGCTGGCGAACCACCCGGAGGTTGTGGAGGCGGGGCTCCGGGGCCTGAAGGACTTCGGGGCGGGGACCGCGAGCGTGCGGTTCATCTGCGGCACGTTCTCGCCGCACGAGCACCTGGAAACGATGATCGCGCGCTACATGGGGACGGAGTCCTCGTACACCTTCGTGTCGTGCTGGAACGCGAACGAGGCGGTGTTCCCCACGCTGTGCGATCCGGGCGACATCATCATCTCGGACGAACTCAACCACGCGAGCATCATCGACGCCATCCGGCTGGCGACCGTCATCAAGAAGGGCCTGCTCAAAAGCGTGTACCGGAACAACACGCTGACGGGGCCCAACTCGCTCGAGCAGCGGCTCGCCGAGGCCCGGGCGAACAAGGATGTCACGGGGCAGATCTGGGTTGTCACCGACGGCGTGTTCTCGATGGAGGGCTCCATCGCCGACCTGCCGACGATGCGGCGGTTGTGCGATGAGTACGGCGCGATGCTCGTGGTGGACGACTCGCACGGGCACGGCGTGATGGGGGCCACCGGTCGCGGGACGCACGAGCACTGGGGGATGATCGACGGCGGCACGGGGGGAGTGGGGGGGCCAATGCCGGGCCGGGTCGACGTCTTCACCGGCACGCTGGGCAAGGCCCTGGGCGGGGGCGCGGGCGGGTTCATCGCCGGTTCGAGGCTCGTGACCGAACTGACGATCCAGCGCGGCCGCCCGACGCTGTTCTCCAATGCGCTGCCCGTCACGGTCGCGTGCTCGGCGGCGAAGGCGATCGAGGTCCTGCTGCGCGAGCCGCAGCGGGTGCAGAAACTCAGGGACAACGTCGCGTACGCGAGGCAGTCGATCAAGGCCGCAGGCTTCGACGTCCTGGAGAGCCCGACGGCGATTTGCCCCATCATCGTGCACGACACCGCGAAGGCGATCGCGATGAGCAAGCGGCTGCTGGAACTCGGCGTGTTCGTGATCGGGTTCGGCTATCCCGTGGTGCCCGAGGGGCACGCGAGGCTGCGCGTCCAGATCTCCGCGGCCCATGAGCGGTCGCACATCGACTCGCTGGTGGCGGCGCTGAAGAAACTGTAA
- a CDS encoding DNRLRE domain-containing protein: protein MRAARVLILAAAVGASAAGALADVVSITASRDNTLYEDFFGTLSNGQGEYLFSGRTLQSKNSLRRALVRFDVAAAVPAGSTITGVTLRMTMSRGISDASAVTLHRVLADWGEGGSDALDEEGNGAAAQEGDATWDYRFYATQTWTNRGGDFVDTLSAMAIIGGIGDYEWASTALTVADVQGWLDAPSGNFGWVLVGDEQGTPSTAKRFNSRENADVSSRPRIIVEYTPVPAPGAAWVIAGAATIALRRRR from the coding sequence ATGCGTGCAGCGCGGGTGCTGATTCTGGCGGCGGCGGTGGGCGCGAGCGCGGCCGGGGCGCTTGCGGACGTGGTCTCGATCACGGCCTCGCGCGACAACACGCTGTACGAGGATTTCTTCGGGACGCTGAGCAACGGCCAGGGGGAGTACCTCTTTTCGGGGCGGACGCTGCAGTCGAAGAACTCGCTTCGGCGGGCGCTGGTGAGGTTTGACGTGGCCGCGGCGGTGCCGGCGGGCTCGACGATCACCGGGGTCACGCTGCGGATGACGATGTCGCGCGGCATCTCGGATGCGTCGGCCGTGACGCTGCACCGGGTGCTGGCGGACTGGGGCGAGGGGGGTTCCGATGCGCTCGACGAAGAGGGGAACGGCGCGGCGGCGCAGGAGGGGGACGCGACCTGGGACTACCGGTTCTACGCGACTCAGACGTGGACGAACCGCGGCGGGGACTTCGTCGACACCCTGAGCGCGATGGCGATCATCGGGGGAATCGGGGATTACGAATGGGCCTCGACGGCCCTGACCGTCGCCGACGTGCAGGGCTGGCTGGATGCACCTTCCGGGAACTTCGGCTGGGTGCTGGTGGGCGACGAGCAGGGGACTCCATCGACCGCGAAGCGGTTCAACTCGCGAGAGAATGCGGATGTCTCCTCGCGGCCTCGGATCATCGTCGAGTACACGCCGGTGCCGGCCCCGGGGGCAGCGTGGGTGATCGCCGGCGCGGCGACGATCGCGTTGAGACGACGGCGGTAA
- a CDS encoding glycosyltransferase family 2 protein: MRVLVAIPVYNEEKYIPRVISHVLEYADNVMVIDDGSTDRTPSLLAKFPVDVVRHGQNRGYGRSIREAFSLASCRGYDALITMDCDEQHEPSMIPQFVGAIASGKYDVVSGSRYLLPDPTGHNPPPDRRRINQLMTQEINDRLGLALTDSFCGFKAYTTPALRRLRLTEDGYASPMQFWVQAAAPPQGGPPLRIHEIPVRLIYNDPTRTFGGPLDDADNRLGHYRRVLHCELARSSDRLPARALEGIAAPAGCRDS; this comes from the coding sequence ATGCGAGTGCTCGTCGCCATACCGGTGTACAACGAGGAGAAGTACATCCCGCGCGTGATCTCTCACGTGCTCGAGTACGCCGACAACGTGATGGTCATCGACGACGGCTCGACCGATCGCACGCCGTCGCTCCTCGCCAAGTTCCCGGTTGACGTGGTCCGGCACGGCCAAAACCGCGGCTACGGGCGATCCATCCGCGAGGCCTTCTCCCTCGCCTCCTGCCGCGGGTACGACGCCCTGATCACCATGGACTGCGACGAGCAGCACGAGCCGAGCATGATCCCGCAGTTCGTCGGCGCCATCGCATCGGGGAAGTACGACGTCGTCTCGGGCTCCCGCTACCTGCTCCCCGATCCCACGGGCCACAACCCGCCCCCCGACCGGCGGCGCATCAACCAGTTGATGACCCAGGAGATCAACGACCGCCTCGGGCTCGCGCTGACCGACTCGTTCTGCGGGTTCAAGGCGTACACGACGCCCGCGCTGCGCCGGCTGCGCCTCACGGAGGACGGCTACGCCTCCCCGATGCAGTTCTGGGTCCAGGCCGCGGCCCCTCCGCAGGGCGGACCGCCGCTGCGGATCCACGAGATCCCCGTGCGGCTCATCTACAACGACCCGACCCGCACGTTCGGCGGGCCTCTGGATGACGCCGACAACCGCCTGGGCCATTACCGGCGCGTGCTCCACTGCGAGCTGGCAAGGAGCAGCGATCGGCTCCCCGCGCGGGCCCTCGAAGGAATCGCGGCCCCCGCCGGGTGTCGCGATTCGTGA